One window of Nocardioides dongkuii genomic DNA carries:
- a CDS encoding amidase family protein, whose translation MSLSSARRSRSRSRLVRVVGSAAVAASLTTSALLAPTAVAAAPSSVSPKTLPGGLDLATASIEDLQAGLTAGTFTSVDLVKAYLARIDAINYDGPRLNAVRQLSSTALAQAEAADKARAAGKADGPLFGIPILLKDNIDVAGMPTTAGNVALANSYPAADAPLTASLEEAGAIVLGKLNLTEFANYMTSGMPSGYSSLGGQVLNAYDLSQTPSGSSAGSGVAASTAMAAGTVGTETSGSILSPANANSLVGIKPTVGLISRTGVIPISASQDTAGPMTRSVYDAAAILTGLTTGADPEDPATQDGISATFDDVDYTASIDADALDGVRLGYLTSTNETYLAALDVLRAQGAELVQVNAPTNTTAPGILTYEFKRDLNAYLSRLPANAPRKSLAEIIEYNKAHAGVALKFGQTLLTDSEAVNLSDPATATAYESARAQGITETRAGIDAVLEQNNIEAIVSSAGTTGIGARAGYPSITLPAGYTPANRRPVAITFLGTAYTEESLIGFAADYEAAADVWKSPEEINPTAFACTPLADPDTAETCDQPTEEPTDAISVTLADLVRDRIKQGQRAKVRVAVAAGTTVPTGKVKVSTTRGRTLGSVTLTKAGRGVVKLKKLGVGKHKLVVRYLGSDTVAASRDTATLKVVRKRR comes from the coding sequence ATGTCGCTCTCCTCCGCGCGCCGGTCCCGGTCGCGCTCCCGCCTCGTCCGCGTCGTCGGCTCCGCCGCCGTCGCCGCGTCGCTCACGACCAGCGCGCTGCTCGCACCCACGGCGGTCGCCGCCGCCCCCAGCAGCGTCTCCCCCAAGACCCTGCCCGGTGGCCTCGACCTCGCCACGGCGAGCATCGAGGACCTTCAGGCCGGGCTCACCGCGGGCACGTTCACCTCGGTCGACCTGGTCAAGGCCTACCTGGCCCGCATCGACGCGATCAACTACGACGGCCCCCGCCTGAACGCCGTACGCCAGCTCTCGAGCACCGCCCTCGCCCAGGCCGAGGCCGCCGACAAGGCCCGCGCGGCCGGCAAGGCGGACGGCCCGCTCTTCGGCATCCCGATCCTGCTCAAGGACAACATCGACGTGGCCGGGATGCCCACGACGGCCGGCAACGTGGCGCTCGCCAACTCCTACCCCGCCGCCGACGCGCCGCTGACCGCGTCGCTCGAGGAGGCCGGGGCGATCGTCCTCGGCAAGCTCAACCTCACCGAGTTCGCCAACTACATGACCAGCGGCATGCCCTCCGGCTACAGCTCGCTCGGCGGCCAGGTGCTCAACGCCTACGACCTCTCGCAGACGCCGAGCGGGTCGAGCGCCGGGTCCGGCGTGGCCGCGTCCACGGCGATGGCCGCGGGCACCGTCGGCACCGAGACCTCCGGCTCGATCCTCAGCCCGGCCAACGCCAACTCGCTGGTCGGCATCAAGCCGACCGTCGGGCTGATCAGCCGGACCGGCGTCATCCCGATCTCGGCGTCCCAGGACACCGCCGGGCCGATGACCCGCTCGGTGTACGACGCGGCCGCGATCCTCACCGGCCTCACGACCGGCGCCGACCCCGAGGACCCGGCCACCCAGGACGGCATCTCGGCGACCTTCGACGACGTCGACTACACCGCGAGCATCGACGCGGACGCCCTCGACGGCGTGCGGCTGGGCTACCTGACCTCCACCAACGAGACCTACCTCGCCGCGCTCGACGTGCTCCGGGCCCAGGGCGCCGAGCTGGTCCAGGTCAACGCGCCGACCAACACCACCGCGCCCGGCATCCTCACCTACGAGTTCAAGCGCGACCTGAACGCCTACCTCTCGCGGCTGCCCGCGAACGCGCCGAGGAAGTCGCTCGCCGAGATCATCGAGTACAACAAGGCGCACGCCGGCGTGGCACTCAAGTTCGGCCAGACGCTGCTGACCGACTCCGAGGCGGTCAACCTGTCCGACCCCGCCACCGCCACGGCGTACGAGTCCGCCCGTGCCCAGGGCATCACCGAGACCCGCGCCGGCATCGACGCGGTGCTGGAGCAGAACAACATCGAGGCGATCGTCAGCAGCGCGGGTACGACGGGCATCGGCGCGCGCGCCGGCTACCCCTCGATCACGCTCCCGGCCGGCTACACCCCCGCCAACCGACGCCCCGTGGCGATCACCTTCCTCGGCACGGCGTACACCGAGGAAAGCCTGATCGGCTTCGCCGCCGACTACGAGGCCGCGGCGGACGTGTGGAAGTCGCCGGAGGAGATCAACCCGACCGCCTTCGCCTGCACCCCGCTCGCCGACCCCGACACCGCCGAGACGTGCGACCAGCCGACCGAGGAGCCGACGGACGCCATCAGCGTGACGCTCGCCGACCTGGTGCGGGACCGGATCAAGCAGGGTCAGCGCGCCAAGGTCCGGGTCGCCGTCGCCGCCGGCACGACCGTGCCCACCGGCAAGGTGAAGGTCTCCACCACCAGGGGCCGCACGCTCGGCTCGGTCACCCTCACCAAGGCCGGCCGCGGCGTGGTGAAGCTGAAGAAGCTCGGCGTCGGCAAGCACAAGCTCGTCGTCCGCTACCTCGGCAGCGACACGGTCGCTGCGTCCCGCGACACGGCGACGCTGAAGGTGGTGCGCAAGCGCCGCTGA
- a CDS encoding DUF2237 family protein: MTERNVLGGALEPCGTDPLTGFYRDGSCACGPDDVGLHAICSIVTQEFLDHQRSVGNDLTTPRPEYAFPGLHPGDPWCVVAGRWLQSYRAGAAAPVLLAATNYRALELVPIELLREHAVDVPADPSGLD; the protein is encoded by the coding sequence GTGACCGAGCGCAACGTCCTGGGCGGGGCCCTGGAGCCCTGCGGCACCGACCCGCTGACCGGGTTCTACCGCGACGGGAGCTGTGCGTGCGGGCCCGACGACGTCGGGCTGCACGCGATCTGCTCGATCGTCACCCAGGAGTTCCTCGACCACCAGCGGTCGGTGGGCAACGACCTGACGACGCCACGACCCGAGTACGCCTTCCCCGGCCTGCACCCGGGCGACCCGTGGTGCGTGGTCGCCGGGCGCTGGCTGCAGTCCTACCGCGCCGGGGCCGCCGCGCCGGTGCTGCTGGCGGCGACGAACTACCGCGCGCTCGAGCTGGTGCCGATCGAGCTGCTCCGCGAGCACGCCGTCGACGTGCCCGCGGATCCCAGCGGTCTGGACTAG
- a CDS encoding type II toxin-antitoxin system VapC family toxin, whose protein sequence is MPEGTTSGAVVDASALVDLLAGTELAGAVRARLAGLVLHAPAHLDVECLSALGRLHRAELLTSAQVSTALSDLAEAPLLRHPLPPLLAGAWSRRENLRLADSLYVELAEHLGLPVVTTDARLARGAARVALIG, encoded by the coding sequence GTGCCTGAGGGGACGACGTCCGGTGCGGTCGTCGACGCCTCGGCCCTCGTGGATCTCCTGGCGGGGACGGAGCTGGCCGGAGCGGTACGAGCGCGCCTCGCCGGCCTGGTGCTCCACGCGCCGGCCCACCTGGACGTGGAGTGCCTGTCGGCGCTGGGACGCCTGCATCGCGCAGAACTCCTGACGAGTGCCCAGGTCTCGACGGCGCTGTCCGACCTGGCCGAGGCGCCCCTCCTGCGGCATCCCCTCCCGCCGCTGCTGGCCGGCGCGTGGTCTCGCAGGGAGAACCTCCGGTTGGCGGACTCCCTGTACGTCGAGCTCGCCGAGCATCTCGGCCTCCCGGTGGTCACCACCGACGCTCGGCTGGCGCGTGGCGCTGCCCGGGTCGCGCTGATCGGCTGA
- a CDS encoding C40 family peptidase, which produces MTIASTGAPWRARLLRGTLTSVLALGLAVGVSPLSPAAEAAERVKHHEGRKVEQMTLKRLPSPSRGAKVMAAVRRQAGDPYVWGGSGPNRFDCSGLTQYVYRTAAGEQLPHSSSGQVGRTKRISRAAARPGDLVFFHNGGGVYHVAIFAGGNQIWHAPGSGKRVTRAAIWTSSHFFGRVR; this is translated from the coding sequence GTGACCATCGCCAGCACCGGCGCGCCGTGGCGCGCCCGCCTTCTCCGCGGAACCCTGACCTCCGTCCTCGCCCTCGGTCTCGCCGTCGGCGTGAGCCCGCTCTCGCCGGCCGCCGAGGCCGCCGAGCGCGTGAAGCACCACGAGGGCCGCAAGGTCGAGCAGATGACCCTCAAGCGTCTCCCGTCCCCGTCCCGGGGAGCGAAGGTCATGGCGGCCGTCCGTCGCCAGGCCGGGGACCCCTACGTGTGGGGCGGCTCCGGGCCGAACCGGTTCGACTGCTCCGGCCTCACCCAGTACGTCTACCGGACCGCCGCCGGCGAGCAGCTGCCGCACTCCAGCAGCGGGCAGGTGGGCCGCACCAAGCGGATCTCCCGTGCCGCCGCGCGCCCCGGCGACCTGGTGTTCTTCCACAACGGCGGCGGCGTCTACCACGTCGCGATCTTCGCCGGCGGCAACCAGATCTGGCACGCGCCCGGCTCCGGCAAGCGGGTCACCCGCGCCGCGATCTGGACCTCCTCGCACTTCTTCGGCCGGGTCCGCTGA
- a CDS encoding HNH endonuclease signature motif containing protein gives MAEGSVLEHPVRRCTRAIGAALDEVSDVDPAFLPAADRAELMVELTREASRLRGLALRLVGVSDDVAAEDGARSAASWLAHRTRSSQQSARADGRLAEALEQRWRVVQAGVLSGSVHLEQAEAIVRSLDGLPADVPPDVRARAEALLVEQAADFGPRELRVLGCRVLEIVDPEAFEGEERRRLEDEDRRAKETTSLSFRKRGDGTTELRARVSDSVAARLRTYLEAIDAPRRRHLDPLQPVTDEATGERLPYRRRLAMAFATLLEAVPASSLPRHGGSATTMVFTLDHDKLTAGLATAGLLDGDRVSASEALRLACNASIVPMVLGGQGQPLHLGRSRRLFSEAQRLAMAVRDGGCRGDGCSVPAAWCEAHHLGRPWCQGGRTDLEDGVLLCSFHHHCAHDPDYDLRTLASGDIRFHRRR, from the coding sequence ATGGCAGAAGGTTCGGTCCTCGAGCACCCTGTGCGGCGTTGCACCCGGGCGATCGGCGCCGCGCTGGACGAGGTCTCCGACGTCGATCCGGCGTTCCTGCCGGCAGCCGACCGGGCCGAGCTGATGGTGGAACTGACGCGGGAGGCGAGTCGGCTTCGGGGCTTGGCGTTGCGGTTGGTGGGGGTCTCCGACGACGTCGCGGCCGAGGATGGCGCCCGGTCGGCGGCCAGCTGGTTGGCGCACCGGACGAGGAGCAGCCAGCAGAGCGCACGCGCGGACGGCCGGTTGGCGGAGGCGTTGGAGCAGCGTTGGCGAGTCGTCCAGGCCGGGGTGCTCTCGGGGTCGGTGCACCTGGAGCAGGCCGAGGCGATCGTCCGGTCCCTCGACGGCCTCCCCGCGGACGTGCCGCCCGACGTACGGGCACGAGCGGAGGCGCTCCTGGTCGAGCAGGCCGCGGACTTCGGTCCGCGTGAGCTGCGGGTGCTGGGTTGCAGGGTGCTGGAGATCGTGGATCCGGAGGCGTTCGAGGGCGAGGAGCGCCGTCGGCTGGAGGACGAGGACCGCCGTGCGAAGGAGACCACGTCGTTGTCGTTCCGGAAGCGCGGTGACGGCACGACCGAGCTCCGTGCCCGGGTCTCGGACTCGGTGGCGGCGCGGCTGCGCACCTACCTGGAGGCGATCGACGCCCCCCGACGCCGGCACCTGGACCCGCTCCAGCCGGTGACCGACGAGGCGACTGGGGAACGGCTGCCTTATCGGCGACGGCTCGCGATGGCGTTCGCCACCCTGCTGGAGGCAGTCCCGGCGAGCTCCCTGCCGCGGCACGGCGGGTCGGCGACCACGATGGTGTTCACCCTCGATCACGACAAGCTCACGGCCGGTCTCGCGACGGCCGGGCTGCTGGACGGCGACCGGGTCTCCGCCTCGGAGGCGTTGCGGCTGGCGTGCAACGCCTCCATCGTGCCGATGGTGCTGGGTGGGCAGGGGCAGCCCTTGCACCTGGGCCGCTCGCGACGGTTGTTCAGCGAGGCCCAGCGACTGGCGATGGCTGTGCGGGACGGCGGCTGCCGCGGCGATGGCTGCTCGGTCCCGGCTGCCTGGTGCGAGGCCCACCACCTGGGGCGTCCCTGGTGCCAGGGCGGGAGGACGGACCTCGAGGACGGGGTCCTGCTCTGCTCGTTCCACCACCACTGCGCCCACGACCCGGACTACGACCTACGCACCCTGGCCTCCGGCGACATCCGGTTCCACCGACGACGGTAG
- a CDS encoding endonuclease: protein MGEKVVRALLDQHGTTYAEDAGIKLADEPAPLWQLLVLTLLLSARIRSEVAVTTARELFGAGCSTPHGTRATTRHQRVAALGRGGYRRYDERTATQLGELAAVVTDRYGGDLRELHAECDGVRELEKGLQQFTGIGPVGAAIFLREVQGVWPDVAPYVDRLAAKGAERVGLPTAPAELADLVAPPDLPRLVAACVRAARSKEVADAVLCQQ from the coding sequence ATGGGAGAGAAAGTGGTCCGCGCGCTGCTGGACCAGCACGGCACGACGTACGCCGAGGACGCCGGCATCAAGCTGGCCGACGAGCCGGCGCCGCTGTGGCAGCTGCTGGTGCTGACCCTGCTGCTCTCGGCGCGGATCCGCTCGGAGGTGGCCGTGACGACCGCGCGCGAGCTGTTCGGCGCCGGCTGCAGCACTCCCCACGGCACCCGGGCGACCACCCGGCACCAGCGGGTCGCGGCGCTCGGTCGCGGCGGCTACCGGCGCTACGACGAGCGGACCGCCACGCAGCTCGGCGAGCTCGCCGCCGTCGTGACGGACAGGTACGGCGGCGACCTGCGGGAGCTGCACGCGGAGTGCGACGGCGTCCGCGAGCTCGAGAAGGGGCTGCAGCAGTTCACGGGCATCGGACCGGTGGGCGCGGCGATCTTCCTCCGCGAGGTGCAGGGCGTCTGGCCCGACGTCGCACCGTACGTCGACCGGCTCGCCGCGAAGGGCGCCGAGCGCGTCGGCCTGCCCACTGCACCGGCCGAGCTCGCCGACCTCGTGGCGCCGCCGGACCTCCCCCGGCTCGTCGCCGCCTGCGTGCGCGCTGCGCGGAGCAAGGAGGTGGCCGACGCCGTCCTGTGTCAACAGTAG
- a CDS encoding NERD domain-containing protein: MSGLSIDEVGRRQRALAQRLEAFGHWDRDTAGTRITARALADLPRGWTVQHDVRLDAGVADHVVVGPGGVFVVTTRSWSGRVNVVDGVLRQAGNVRGVHVPIDTAAAVADLLDGKAAQQVHAVLCVARDGEVAGAAQGVLVCSAGTIRRLLLTRPTVLSRRQVRAVLRDLAAPDRGSAASVVLQASSGPAA; encoded by the coding sequence ATGTCTGGATTGTCGATCGACGAGGTCGGGCGACGGCAGCGCGCCCTCGCCCAGCGCCTGGAGGCCTTCGGGCACTGGGACCGGGACACCGCGGGCACCCGGATCACGGCGCGAGCGCTCGCCGACCTGCCGCGCGGCTGGACGGTCCAGCACGACGTCCGGCTCGATGCCGGGGTGGCCGACCACGTCGTGGTGGGGCCCGGTGGCGTCTTCGTCGTCACGACCCGGAGCTGGTCCGGGCGGGTGAACGTCGTGGACGGCGTGCTGCGCCAGGCGGGCAACGTGCGCGGCGTGCACGTCCCGATCGACACGGCGGCCGCGGTGGCGGACCTGCTCGACGGCAAGGCGGCCCAGCAGGTGCACGCGGTGCTCTGCGTCGCCCGGGACGGAGAGGTCGCCGGGGCCGCGCAGGGGGTGCTCGTCTGCTCCGCCGGCACCATCCGGCGGCTGCTGCTGACCCGTCCCACGGTGCTGTCCCGCCGGCAGGTGCGGGCCGTGCTCCGCGACCTCGCAGCCCCGGACCGCGGGTCCGCCGCGTCGGTCGTGCTCCAGGCGTCGAGCGGCCCGGCGGCCTAG
- a CDS encoding type II toxin-antitoxin system CcdA family antitoxin has product MARLNVYVPDELAAAARDAGLNVSALTQQALSDALSRAATDSWLARIDRPVSAATHAAVAAALDAARDELGA; this is encoded by the coding sequence ATGGCACGCCTGAACGTCTACGTCCCCGACGAGCTGGCGGCAGCAGCCCGCGACGCAGGCCTGAACGTCTCGGCGCTGACCCAGCAGGCACTCTCGGATGCGCTCTCGCGGGCGGCCACGGACTCGTGGCTCGCGCGGATCGATCGCCCGGTATCGGCCGCCACCCACGCTGCCGTGGCGGCAGCACTGGACGCAGCCCGGGACGAGCTCGGTGCCTGA
- a CDS encoding DEAD/DEAH box helicase yields MSDQPADPGSARVPLLAELDEDALHLSFDPGTVTRGRGYVAEGRVGRITSIVDDPDRIELMADVEGSAGLPYDVAAVVTRKGRSVVVDGDCTCPVGENCKHAVALVLAARDRLGGGPPSAWVERLDRLLGELGDDSSARPLKPLALELTVDHPDADGAGSRRAPSWQDRAERPTVRVRPVAKGVRGQWVRRGVGWDDLHRAAFSGTYDPDHLAVLTELAAARRSPHFYAGETPLDDLGSGVWAMLERARSAGVELIGGDEVRTVSVLSEPVTLRVEVRGAEDGTARVEVGVQHDDRWWTGAQLVVIGKQGHGVALVDAEAGAVLLAPLDRLVPPAVRRLVESPDPLLIPESEADRFVRDFLPRLRRHLPVGSRDGVVAIPEERPPALVLSVGWRGPGVAETTWSWRYQLGAQEERHELGTTGGALRRPDRERAHLARLDLGAVGDEMLRGDDGGLRRHTELRGDRLLALVGEVLPRLRADPLVEVEERGVQPDYRPAEDDPEIRFEVAEEGAAAGEGPVDWLDLRVVISVDGEEVPLTFVLEALTLDRDQLFLPSGRYLPADHPALARLADAVRAARELAEGDDGDGLRIGTRDLGLWGELADIGLVDSQAARWVEAAQALRGLTELPAIDPIGTPSELRDYQLEGFRWLAFLHDAGLGGILADDMGLGKTLQALALVAHARSRGAGPFLVVAPTSVVPGWVREAAQHTPGLQVRAVTAGQRRRGASVAELAEDADIVVTSYTLLRLEADEYAARPWGGLILDEAQQVKNHQGKTYQAVRRVDAPFRVALTGTPFENRLMELWSLLSIVAPGLYPWPRKFAELVATPVERQGDEGALRRFRTRIRPFLLRRTKELVAADLPPKQEQVLDVALGPRHRRVYDVHLQRERQHILGLVGDFNANRVAIFSSLTKLRQLSLDPALVDPEHDAVGSAKIDVLVEHLQELAAEGHRALVFSQFTSFLARVRKRLDEEGIAHAYLDGRTRDRDAAISEFRDGTAPAFLISLKAGGVGLNLTEATYVFVLDPWWNPAAEAQAVDRAHRIGQEQPVMVYRLVATDTIEEKVMELKSRKAALFAQVVDGDGAMSTAVTADDVRALLGE; encoded by the coding sequence ATGTCCGACCAGCCCGCTGATCCCGGATCCGCCCGCGTCCCGCTGCTCGCCGAGCTCGACGAGGACGCGCTGCACCTCTCCTTCGACCCCGGCACGGTGACCCGCGGCCGCGGGTACGTCGCCGAGGGCCGGGTCGGCCGGATCACCTCGATCGTCGACGACCCGGACCGCATCGAGCTGATGGCCGACGTCGAGGGCAGCGCGGGCCTCCCGTACGACGTGGCGGCGGTCGTCACCCGCAAGGGCCGCTCGGTGGTCGTCGACGGCGACTGCACCTGCCCCGTCGGCGAGAACTGCAAGCACGCCGTCGCCCTCGTGCTCGCCGCCCGCGACCGGCTCGGCGGCGGGCCGCCCAGCGCCTGGGTCGAGCGGCTCGACCGCCTCCTCGGCGAGCTCGGCGACGACTCGTCCGCGCGGCCCCTGAAGCCGCTCGCCCTCGAGCTGACCGTCGACCACCCCGACGCCGACGGGGCCGGCAGCCGGCGCGCCCCGTCCTGGCAGGACCGCGCCGAGCGGCCCACCGTCCGGGTGCGCCCCGTGGCCAAGGGCGTCCGCGGCCAGTGGGTACGCCGCGGCGTGGGCTGGGACGACCTGCACCGCGCGGCGTTCTCCGGCACCTACGACCCCGACCACCTCGCCGTCCTCACCGAGCTCGCCGCGGCCCGGCGCTCGCCGCACTTCTACGCCGGCGAGACGCCGCTCGACGACCTCGGGTCCGGCGTCTGGGCGATGCTCGAGCGCGCCCGGTCCGCCGGGGTGGAGCTCATCGGCGGCGACGAGGTGCGCACGGTCTCGGTGCTGAGCGAGCCGGTGACCCTGCGGGTCGAGGTGCGCGGCGCCGAGGACGGTACGGCGCGGGTCGAGGTCGGCGTCCAGCACGACGACCGGTGGTGGACCGGTGCGCAGCTGGTCGTGATCGGCAAGCAGGGCCACGGGGTCGCGCTGGTCGACGCCGAGGCCGGTGCCGTGCTCCTCGCCCCGCTCGACCGGCTGGTGCCGCCGGCGGTGCGTCGCCTGGTCGAGTCGCCCGACCCGCTGCTCATCCCGGAGTCCGAGGCCGACCGGTTCGTCCGCGACTTCCTGCCCCGCCTGCGCCGGCACCTGCCGGTCGGGTCGCGCGACGGCGTCGTCGCGATCCCCGAGGAGCGGCCGCCCGCCCTGGTGCTCAGCGTCGGCTGGCGCGGCCCGGGCGTGGCCGAGACGACCTGGAGCTGGCGCTACCAGCTCGGCGCGCAGGAGGAGCGGCACGAGCTCGGCACCACCGGTGGGGCGCTGCGCCGGCCCGACCGCGAGCGCGCCCACCTCGCGCGCCTCGACCTCGGTGCCGTCGGCGACGAGATGCTGCGCGGCGACGACGGCGGCCTGCGTCGCCACACCGAGCTGCGCGGCGACCGGCTGCTGGCGCTGGTCGGCGAGGTGCTGCCCCGGCTGCGCGCCGACCCGCTCGTCGAGGTCGAGGAGCGCGGGGTCCAGCCCGACTACCGCCCGGCCGAGGACGACCCCGAGATCCGTTTCGAGGTCGCCGAGGAGGGCGCGGCGGCGGGGGAGGGCCCCGTCGACTGGCTCGACCTGCGGGTCGTGATCAGCGTCGACGGCGAGGAGGTCCCGCTGACCTTCGTGCTCGAGGCGCTCACCCTCGACCGCGACCAGCTGTTCCTGCCCAGCGGCCGCTACCTGCCCGCCGACCACCCGGCCCTGGCCCGGCTGGCCGACGCGGTGCGCGCCGCCCGCGAGCTGGCCGAGGGTGACGACGGCGACGGCCTCCGGATCGGCACCCGCGACCTCGGCCTGTGGGGCGAGCTCGCCGACATCGGGCTCGTCGACTCCCAGGCCGCGCGCTGGGTCGAGGCCGCGCAGGCGCTGCGCGGGCTCACCGAGCTCCCGGCCATCGACCCGATCGGCACGCCCAGCGAGCTGCGCGACTACCAGCTCGAGGGGTTCCGCTGGCTGGCGTTCCTCCACGACGCGGGGCTCGGCGGGATCCTCGCCGACGACATGGGCCTCGGCAAGACGCTGCAGGCGCTCGCGCTGGTCGCGCACGCCCGCAGCCGCGGCGCGGGCCCGTTCCTCGTCGTGGCGCCGACCAGCGTCGTCCCCGGCTGGGTGCGCGAGGCCGCGCAGCACACCCCGGGCCTGCAGGTCCGGGCGGTGACCGCCGGCCAGCGCCGTCGCGGCGCCAGCGTCGCCGAGCTGGCCGAGGACGCCGACATCGTGGTCACGTCGTACACCCTGCTGCGGCTCGAGGCCGACGAGTACGCCGCGCGCCCGTGGGGCGGGCTGATCCTCGACGAGGCCCAGCAGGTCAAGAACCATCAGGGCAAGACCTACCAGGCCGTCCGCCGCGTCGACGCGCCGTTCCGGGTCGCGCTCACCGGCACCCCGTTCGAGAACCGGCTGATGGAGCTCTGGTCGCTGCTCTCGATCGTCGCGCCCGGCCTCTACCCGTGGCCGCGCAAGTTCGCCGAGCTGGTCGCCACCCCGGTCGAGAGGCAGGGCGACGAGGGGGCGCTGCGCCGGTTCCGCACCCGCATCCGGCCCTTCCTCCTCCGCCGCACCAAGGAGCTGGTCGCCGCCGACCTGCCGCCCAAGCAGGAGCAGGTGCTCGACGTGGCCCTCGGGCCGCGGCACCGCCGGGTGTACGACGTCCACCTGCAGCGCGAGCGGCAGCACATCCTCGGGCTGGTCGGCGACTTCAACGCCAACCGGGTCGCGATCTTCTCCTCGCTCACCAAGCTGCGCCAGCTCAGCCTCGACCCGGCGCTGGTCGACCCCGAGCACGACGCGGTCGGGTCGGCGAAGATCGACGTCCTCGTCGAGCACCTCCAGGAGCTCGCCGCGGAGGGGCACCGGGCCCTGGTTTTCAGCCAGTTCACGAGCTTCCTCGCCCGGGTGCGGAAGCGGCTGGACGAGGAGGGCATCGCGCACGCCTACCTCGACGGCCGCACCCGTGACCGCGACGCCGCGATCTCGGAGTTCCGCGACGGCACGGCCCCGGCGTTCCTGATCAGCCTCAAGGCGGGCGGCGTCGGCCTCAACCTCACCGAGGCGACGTACGTCTTCGTGCTCGACCCGTGGTGGAACCCCGCCGCCGAGGCGCAGGCCGTCGACCGTGCCCACCGGATCGGCCAGGAGCAGCCGGTGATGGTCTACCGGTTGGTCGCGACCGACACCATCGAGGAGAAGGTGATGGAGCTGAAGTCCCGCAAGGCCGCGCTCTTCGCCCAGGTCGTCGACGGCGACGGCGCGATGTCGACGGCGGTCACCGCCGACGACGTCCGGGCGCTGCTCGGGGAGTGA
- a CDS encoding MsnO8 family LLM class oxidoreductase, protein MRLSLLDRSRTRAGHPDAAALTHTIERAVDAERLGYSRFWVAEHHGVPGVASGAPAVLLAAIGARTTSIRIGSGGVMLPNHQPLVVAEQFLMLAGLHPGRVDLGVGRSVGFTEPVRRALRRSAEEPDTFGDDLVELRGYLDRTAPVTARPALDEVVPVFVLATGRGLRVAAELGCPVVLGGPVLDQPELPDLLAAYRRDFRPHRDSRPHVTVSLDVLVADTDAEARELALPEVWAMVRSRRTGVFGALEPVAAIHDQPRDARTADRVRQGLDGVAAGSASTVRRRLEELADLTGAEELLATGSTYDRSALAASDAALAALLA, encoded by the coding sequence GTGAGGCTCTCCCTGCTCGACCGCTCCCGCACCCGCGCCGGCCACCCCGACGCGGCCGCGCTGACGCACACGATCGAGCGGGCGGTGGATGCCGAGCGGCTGGGCTACTCCCGGTTCTGGGTGGCCGAGCACCACGGCGTGCCCGGCGTGGCGTCCGGGGCCCCGGCGGTGCTCCTGGCGGCGATCGGCGCGCGGACCACCTCCATCCGGATCGGGTCGGGCGGGGTGATGCTCCCCAACCACCAGCCCTTGGTCGTGGCCGAGCAGTTCCTGATGCTGGCCGGTCTGCATCCGGGTCGCGTGGACCTCGGCGTCGGGCGCTCGGTCGGCTTCACCGAGCCCGTACGTCGAGCGTTGCGCCGCTCGGCCGAGGAGCCGGACACCTTCGGCGACGACCTCGTCGAGCTGCGGGGCTACCTGGACCGCACTGCGCCGGTGACCGCCCGGCCGGCGCTCGACGAGGTGGTCCCGGTCTTCGTGCTGGCCACGGGTCGGGGTCTCCGGGTCGCCGCCGAGCTCGGGTGTCCGGTGGTCCTCGGTGGCCCCGTGCTCGACCAGCCGGAGCTGCCCGACCTGCTGGCGGCGTACCGCCGCGACTTCCGGCCGCACCGCGACAGCCGTCCGCACGTCACCGTCTCGCTCGACGTGCTGGTCGCCGACACCGACGCGGAGGCGCGCGAGCTGGCGCTGCCCGAGGTGTGGGCCATGGTCCGCTCCCGCCGGACCGGTGTCTTCGGAGCCCTGGAGCCGGTCGCCGCCATCCACGACCAGCCCCGGGACGCCCGCACCGCGGACCGGGTCCGGCAGGGTCTCGACGGGGTGGCCGCCGGGAGCGCGAGCACGGTACGACGCCGGCTGGAAGAGCTCGCCGACCTGACCGGAGCCGAGGAGCTGCTGGCCACCGGGTCGACGTACGACAGGTCGGCGCTGGCGGCCTCCGACGCGGCGCTGGCGGCGCTGCTCGCCTGA